The genomic window CTGCTCAATTAGAGTTTGAAGCTGCTCAATAACCATTCTTTGTTGACCTTCAATCGCTTCATCAAAGGATGGGGCTTTCATTTTTGTCATCTTTCTCTTTGTCGTTTCTTCCACAACACGAAGATAAGATGTTTCTCTCGGTGTAACAAATGTGATAGCCGTTCCTTGCTTTCCAGCTCTACCTGTACGACCGATTCGGTGAACATAGCTCTCAGGATCTTGCGGGATATCAAAGTTATAAACATGTGTAACACCCGAGATATCAAGCCCTCTAGCCGCTACATCTGTTGCAACCAAAATGTCGATAGAATTAGATTTGAACTTTTTAAGCACTTGGAGTCTTTTTGCTTGTGTTAGATCTCCGTGAATTCCTTCAGCTGTATATCCTCTGATAGAAAGAGCATTTGCAAGTTCGTCTACTCTTCGCTTTGTACGACCAAATACAATCGCGAGCTCAGGTGACTGAATATCCAATAGTCTAGTGAGTACATCAAATTTTTTCTTTTCATGTACCTCGACATATGCTTGTTCAATTTGTGGAACTGTCATTTCTTTTGCTTTTGTACGAATAACTTTTGGTTCTTTCATGAAGCGGTTCGCAATGCTTCTAATTGGTCCTGGCATTGTTGCAGAGAATAAAAGAGTTTGTCTTTCTGTTGGTACTTTCGAAAGAATTGCTTCAATATCTTCAACAAATCCCATATTTAACATTTCATCTGCTTCGTCAAGAACGACTGTATGAACACTATTAAAGTTTATGGTTCCACGATTCATGTGGTCCATAATACGTCCTGGTGTTCCCACAATAATATGAGGACCTTTTTTCAGTGCACGTATTTGTCTTTGAATGTCTTGCCCTCCATAGATGGAAAGAACACGTACACGCTTATCTTGACCTAATTTATATAGCTCTTCACTAACCTGAACAGCTAACTCACGCGTTGGTGCAATAATGAGTCCTTGTACTTCAGAGTTACGAACATTTACTCTTTCTAGTAACGGAACACCGAACGCAACGGTTTTACCTGTTCCTGTTTGTGCTTGTCCAATGACATCGTATCCTTGTAAAGTAACAGGAATTGTTTCAGCTTGTATTGGTGTAGCTTCCTCAAATCCCATTGTATTAATTGATTTTAAAAGAAGAGCACTTAGCCCTAATTCATCAAACTTTGTTGTCAATTTCATTTCTCCTTCAACACTTCTTTTCGTTCTTTCAGTACAACTAATCCATCTTAACAGTTTTTAACAAAAGAAAAAAGCTTCAACTTTCAACCTACATTGATTTTTTTATTTCCTGGCCCAAGAATGAGAGGATGTCTTGGAACAGATCGTCCTTTTCTTCGCAATGACAGATAATATGTTGAGCCTTCTCAAGAAACAACAGTTTCTTTTCTTCTGAACCAATTGAATCATGAAGCACATGAGCTGCCTTTGGCGGTACAACCCCATCGTCTAAACCCTGCACAATCATAGTAGGTGCTGTAACGTTTGGTAGATGTTGTCTGAGGTCCTTTACAAGTTTTCTGAACTGAGTAGTTGCTGAAATAGGAGTAGAAGCTATTTTCCGTTTGTATCTCTGGAAAAGTTCGTTTTGAAGTAAAGTTCCTCTCATGGCATCCTTCATTATATTTTTTATATCGATCCCCAACTGTCGTGGATTTATATAATATAGTGCAGCACTTAGTAACACCAATTTGGCTACAGGGTATTTCACCGTTAGATAACTGGCAATCATTCCACCCATGGAAAAGCCTACTACATATACTGTATCACAAACTTGAAGTAATTCCTTCAATTCTTCTTCAGCAGTTCGTACCCATTCGTAATAAAAAATTCCCTTTAACCTAAGCTTTTCTCCATGCCCAGGTAAAGTAGGTGAGACTACATGCCAGTTTGTATGCTGTTTTAAAAACTCTTCGAGTGGCTCAACTTCATGCGGACCACCTGTAAATCCATGAATAATTAAGCATCCAATCATTTTATCACCCAACTTTTACAACGACACATAGAAAAGCGTTCTACTTTCCACCCTTCTACGAAAAAAATCGTTTTGTATCATATGTATGTTAAGGTGATAAAATTTTATAGTCCTTATTCATAGAAAACAGAAATTTATTGTTTCATTCTTATGAAAGCTCCTCAGGATGGCCATTAACTTACATTTATATTTTGCCCTTCTTTACGAAGTCTAAAACCTTTTAATGAAAACCTGAGAAAAAGGAATGGCAATAAGCTAGCCATTCCTCTTACGAAGTGAGCCCTTCCAAAAGTTCTTCTAGTTTCATTCCCCTCGATGCTTTTATTAACAGTACCGTATTCCCATCTAGTAAGGAGCTAGCAGCCATTTTCAATTCCTGTTTATCAATGAATTCTTTCACTTCAATGGTTTGATTTTTGTCTTTAATTCCATCGGCAATATTCCGGGCTAACGGTCCAAACGTAAGCACATGTTGGATATGTTTATCAGCTATATAGTGGCCAATCTCTTTGTGGAAATCCTCTTCTTTAGGTCCCAACTCCAACATGTCTCCCACTACTAATACCTTATTGGAATATTGGTCTAAAGAATGAACCAATTCAATTGCTGCTTTCATGGAAGTCGGACTTGCGTTATAGGCATCGTTAATGATGAGCGAACCATTTAGACCTTCATGGGTTTCCATTCTCATGGAAGTAAGATTTAAATGCCTCAGTTGCTCTTTAATGGATTCTACTGATATTCCGAGAAAACGAGCTACCGCTATTGCAGCTAATGCATTTTTGACATTGTGTAAACCAAGTACTGGCAAATACATGGTGGTCGTCGGGAAAGCTTGAACCACGAACTCAGTTCCGCTTCCTTTTAACTGTATCGAAACAGGATATAGGTTACACGTATCACTTTTCCCAAAAGACAGGGTCTCAAAAAGGAAATTTTGCTGGTTAACCAGTGCTTGTAACAACGGTTCATCTCCATCATAGATAAAGAGACCATCCGGATTTAGGCCTTTAATAATTTCAAATTTTGCCTCTGCAATACCTTCACGGGAACCTAAATCTTGTAGATGTGACTCACCAATATTCGTAATGACTGCAATATCAGGATTGGCAATATTCGAGAGTTTCTCGATTTGTCCTTTAGCACTCATTCCCATCTCTAAAACAATAATTTCCGTTTCCTCTTCTAATGCTAATAACGTAAGGGGAAGACCTTGCTGACTATTAAAATTACCAATAGTCTTTTGCACTGAATAAGTTCCTGAAAGAATTTGAGCAATCATGTCTTTTGTAGACGTTTTGCCATTGCTACCAGTCACTCCCACAACTTTTACACCTGTTTGGTGTCGGTAGCTTTGGGCTAAGTCTTGCATAGCCTGAAGTGGATCTTCTACGATAAGCAAAGGAATATCTTCAGGAGGATTAGGCATATCTCTCTTCCAAAAAGCAGCTGCTGCACCCTTTTCATATGCTTGCCTTACAAACTGGTGACCATCTGAATTAGGACCAGGTAGCGGGATAAACAATTGACCTTTTTGGATGGACCTTGTATCGATTGAAACCCCATGGACGTTCTCCAGCCTCAATTCTGGCTTGGAAAGTTCTGCATTAGACATATTGGCTACTTGTTCTAGGGTTCTTTTAATCATTCCAAATCCTCCGATCAATCAAAAGTGTAACGTATCTTCATTTTTTCATCATGTCTTTCAATGGCTAATTCCACAAGTTTGTTAATAAGTGCAGGATATTCTAATCCACTATGCTTCCATAACAATGGGAACATACTGACTGGAGTAAAACCTGGCATCGTGTTTACTTCGTTAATTAAAACTTTTCCCTCTTTTGTTAAAAAGAAGTCCACACGTGCTAACCCTGAACAATCAAGTGTTTGATATGCTCGCATAGCCATTTCTTTCATTTCTTGGTAGATATCAACAGAGACGTCTGCAGGGATAATAAGCGCTGTATCTCCATCTTCATATTTTGATTTGTAATCATAGAATTCTGTTTTTGGTACAATTTCTCCAACAACGGAACATTGAAGTTCGTCGTTTCCAATTACACCGATTTCAATCTCCCTTGCTATGACGCCCTCTTCTACGATAATTTTCCGGTCATACTGTAATGCTTCTTCCACCGCCACTTGCAGTTCTTCTCTATTTTTACATTTGCTAATCCCTACACTCGACCCTAAATTGGCTGGCTTTACAAAACAAGGATATCCTAGCTTCTCTTCAATATTGGACGCAACCTCCTCTTGTTGTTGCTCCCAATCTCTACGTATAAATCCAACATAATCCACTTGAGGTAAGCCCGCTTGAGCAAATAAAGCCTTCATTGCTACTTTATCCATTCCTGCAGAAGAAGCTAGAACTCCGTTTCCTACGTACGGTAACCCTAGTAGTTCGAGCATTCCCTGGACTGTTCCATCCTCACCGTTTGGACCATGAAGTAAAGGAAACACCACCTCTGCTTCATAGTTATCAGAACCTCCAACACTTATTTCTCGACTCAAATCCAGTGGAGAAACAGAAGTCTCCGGAGAAGTAAATTCTAATGATTTAATATCAGTAACTTCGCCTTCTAACACAGGGCCTTTTTTCCAATTGCCTTGTTCATTTATATAGATTGGATGAACCTCGTACTTGGACTGATCAACTGCATTCATAACAGCTTTTGCTGTTTGCATTGATACTTTATGTTCAGCCGATTTTCCACCATACAGTAAATGTAGTTTTGTTTTCATAAGGAATACCTCCACGTTGTAATGAACTCTTTATCCAAACACTTTTGAATAATAGCCGTCGTTTTTATGTTAGGTTAATACCCATTTATATATCTTTTATTCTATGGAAGAAACGCTTGTCGCGTACTTATAGTATACATCTAAACCAGAGGGTTTCCACAATGGAGAAAAAGTAGGAGTGAAAAAAAACCCACTGACATTGATCAGTAGGTTATTTTTGTGTTTATCTTCTATTACTTTTCGGATCAAATGCATCTCTTAGCCCATCACCGATAAAGTTAATACATAAAACTGTTGTTAGTATCATAAGCCCTGGTGGTACCCACGCTTCTGGACTATTACGTAGAATACGTAAGCTTTGTGCTTCAGATATCATGTTACCCCATGTTGGAGTAGGTTGTGGAATACCAAATCCAATAAAGCTTAAACCAGACTCGATGATGATGTAAGTTGCCATCATGAGTGTGGCATTAACTACAATTGGACCAATAGCATTAGGTATAAAGTGCTTGAAAATAATTCGGAAATCGCTGGCACCAATTGCCCGTGCTCCTAGAACAAATTCTTGCTCTCGTAGTGATAAATATGTACCCCGTATAATCCTCGTTAGATTTGGCCACGAGGTTAATGCAATAATTGCTACGAAAATACCTACGGTTACTTTA from Bacillus carboniphilus includes these protein-coding regions:
- a CDS encoding DEAD/DEAH box helicase; its protein translation is MGFEEATPIQAETIPVTLQGYDVIGQAQTGTGKTVAFGVPLLERVNVRNSEVQGLIIAPTRELAVQVSEELYKLGQDKRVRVLSIYGGQDIQRQIRALKKGPHIIVGTPGRIMDHMNRGTINFNSVHTVVLDEADEMLNMGFVEDIEAILSKVPTERQTLLFSATMPGPIRSIANRFMKEPKVIRTKAKEMTVPQIEQAYVEVHEKKKFDVLTRLLDIQSPELAIVFGRTKRRVDELANALSIRGYTAEGIHGDLTQAKRLQVLKKFKSNSIDILVATDVAARGLDISGVTHVYNFDIPQDPESYVHRIGRTGRAGKQGTAITFVTPRETSYLRVVEETTKRKMTKMKAPSFDEAIEGQQRMVIEQLQTLIEQQETKYYYKAAEELLEKEDAVAVVAAALKMLTKEPSATPVELTSEPPLPMRRDKRSNDRGKSYNSRKKQFSSKSNWKDSGRGGSRKRSGSGKKYGNNNNNKRVNER
- a CDS encoding alpha/beta hydrolase, whose protein sequence is MIGCLIIHGFTGGPHEVEPLEEFLKQHTNWHVVSPTLPGHGEKLRLKGIFYYEWVRTAEEELKELLQVCDTVYVVGFSMGGMIASYLTVKYPVAKLVLLSAALYYINPRQLGIDIKNIMKDAMRGTLLQNELFQRYKRKIASTPISATTQFRKLVKDLRQHLPNVTAPTMIVQGLDDGVVPPKAAHVLHDSIGSEEKKLLFLEKAQHIICHCEEKDDLFQDILSFLGQEIKKSM
- a CDS encoding UDP-N-acetylmuramoyl-tripeptide--D-alanyl-D-alanine ligase, translating into MIKRTLEQVANMSNAELSKPELRLENVHGVSIDTRSIQKGQLFIPLPGPNSDGHQFVRQAYEKGAAAAFWKRDMPNPPEDIPLLIVEDPLQAMQDLAQSYRHQTGVKVVGVTGSNGKTSTKDMIAQILSGTYSVQKTIGNFNSQQGLPLTLLALEEETEIIVLEMGMSAKGQIEKLSNIANPDIAVITNIGESHLQDLGSREGIAEAKFEIIKGLNPDGLFIYDGDEPLLQALVNQQNFLFETLSFGKSDTCNLYPVSIQLKGSGTEFVVQAFPTTTMYLPVLGLHNVKNALAAIAVARFLGISVESIKEQLRHLNLTSMRMETHEGLNGSLIINDAYNASPTSMKAAIELVHSLDQYSNKVLVVGDMLELGPKEEDFHKEIGHYIADKHIQHVLTFGPLARNIADGIKDKNQTIEVKEFIDKQELKMAASSLLDGNTVLLIKASRGMKLEELLEGLTS
- a CDS encoding D-alanine--D-alanine ligase translates to MKTKLHLLYGGKSAEHKVSMQTAKAVMNAVDQSKYEVHPIYINEQGNWKKGPVLEGEVTDIKSLEFTSPETSVSPLDLSREISVGGSDNYEAEVVFPLLHGPNGEDGTVQGMLELLGLPYVGNGVLASSAGMDKVAMKALFAQAGLPQVDYVGFIRRDWEQQQEEVASNIEEKLGYPCFVKPANLGSSVGISKCKNREELQVAVEEALQYDRKIIVEEGVIAREIEIGVIGNDELQCSVVGEIVPKTEFYDYKSKYEDGDTALIIPADVSVDIYQEMKEMAMRAYQTLDCSGLARVDFFLTKEGKVLINEVNTMPGFTPVSMFPLLWKHSGLEYPALINKLVELAIERHDEKMKIRYTFD